From Flavobacterium alkalisoli, the proteins below share one genomic window:
- a CDS encoding response regulator: protein MNILIADDHSVVRQGVALILREAFNSVNIYHAESFSEIAEILKKQSINLILLDINLPGGNNVGMINNIKEIQSSIKVLMFSAYDEDQYAVRYIHAGVDGYLNKLSSEDKIIEAVSEILRGGRYFSDKIKDRVFESVINKIPENPLESLSNREMEIADLLAKGEGNLEIANRLDIKMSTVSTYKSRIFEKLGINNVVSLAEKFNIYRNSL from the coding sequence ATGAATATATTAATAGCCGATGACCATAGTGTTGTAAGGCAGGGTGTAGCATTGATTTTAAGGGAGGCATTTAATAGTGTGAACATTTATCATGCAGAAAGCTTTAGCGAAATAGCAGAAATATTAAAAAAACAATCCATAAACCTAATCCTTTTAGATATTAACTTACCCGGAGGTAATAATGTTGGGATGATTAACAATATAAAGGAAATACAGTCTTCAATAAAGGTACTGATGTTTTCTGCGTATGATGAAGATCAGTATGCCGTTAGGTATATTCATGCCGGCGTAGACGGCTATCTCAACAAGTTAAGCTCTGAGGATAAAATTATAGAGGCTGTAAGTGAAATACTTAGGGGAGGGAGATATTTTAGTGATAAAATAAAAGACAGGGTTTTTGAAAGTGTAATTAATAAAATACCGGAAAATCCTCTTGAAAGCCTTTCTAACAGGGAAATGGAAATTGCTGATCTTTTGGCAAAGGGAGAGGGGAACCTTGAAATTGCCAACAGACTTGATATTAAGATGTCTACTGTAAGTACTTATAAGAGCCGGATTTTTGAAAAGCTTGGCATTAATAATGTTGTTTCCCTGGCAGAGAAATTTAATATTTACCGTAATAGTTTATAG
- the aqpZ gene encoding aquaporin Z, which translates to MTKKLVAEFIGTFWLVLGGCGSAVLACSFPEFGIGFTGVALAFGLTVLTMAFAIGHISGCHLNPAVSIGLCVGGRFSAKELIPYIISQVLGGMLAAYVLYTIASGKEGFVAGGFAANGFGEHSPGGYSMSAVILCEIVMTFMFLIIILGSTDERAPKGLAPVAIGLGLTLIHLISIPVSNTSVNPARSTSQVLFADAWAVQQLWVFWVAPIVGAVLAGLVYKGFFEKKE; encoded by the coding sequence ATGACAAAAAAATTAGTTGCAGAATTTATAGGTACTTTCTGGCTGGTGCTGGGAGGTTGCGGTAGTGCCGTATTAGCCTGTTCTTTTCCTGAATTTGGTATTGGATTTACCGGTGTTGCCCTCGCCTTTGGTTTAACTGTTTTGACTATGGCATTTGCCATAGGGCACATATCAGGATGTCATTTAAACCCTGCCGTATCAATAGGGTTGTGTGTTGGCGGAAGATTTAGCGCAAAAGAGCTTATCCCCTACATTATATCGCAGGTTTTAGGAGGAATGCTTGCCGCTTATGTATTGTATACAATAGCATCGGGCAAAGAAGGTTTTGTAGCCGGCGGATTTGCCGCAAATGGCTTTGGCGAACACTCTCCCGGCGGATACAGCATGTCGGCCGTAATACTTTGTGAGATCGTAATGACCTTTATGTTTCTCATAATTATATTAGGTTCTACAGATGAAAGAGCTCCAAAAGGACTCGCTCCTGTTGCCATTGGCCTTGGCCTTACATTAATTCACCTTATAAGCATACCTGTAAGTAATACATCGGTAAACCCTGCCCGTAGCACAAGCCAGGTACTTTTTGCCGATGCCTGGGCAGTACAACAACTATGGGTATTTTGGGTAGCCCCAATAGTGGGAGCCGTACTGGCTGGATTAGTCTACAAAGGTTTTTTTGAGAAAAAAGAATAA
- a CDS encoding SDR family oxidoreductase: MNYTNKMLRDNALEDKVIVVTGGGSGLGKSMTKYFMELGAKVAITSRDLEKLQNTAKELEQETGGKCLAVQCDVRHYEEVENMLQAVLKEYGKVDVLLNNAAGNFISPTERLSANAFDTIIDIVLKGSKNCTLAFGKHWIDTKQKNSTVLNIVTTYAWTGSAYVVPSATAKAGVLAMTRSLAVEWAKYGIRSNAIAPGPFPTKGAWDRLLPGDLKEKFDLAKKVPLKRVGDHQELANLAAYLVSDYSAYVNGEVITIDGGEWLKGAGQFNLLEAIPEEMWDMLEAMIKAKKNK, from the coding sequence ATGAACTATACAAATAAAATGCTTCGCGATAATGCCCTTGAAGATAAGGTAATTGTAGTAACCGGAGGCGGTAGCGGACTAGGGAAATCCATGACAAAATATTTCATGGAACTCGGCGCTAAAGTAGCCATTACCTCACGTGATCTTGAAAAACTGCAAAACACGGCAAAAGAACTGGAGCAGGAAACAGGAGGAAAATGCCTGGCCGTGCAATGTGATGTTCGCCATTATGAAGAAGTAGAAAACATGCTTCAGGCTGTTTTAAAAGAATATGGTAAAGTAGATGTACTGCTTAATAATGCTGCCGGTAATTTTATTTCACCTACAGAACGATTATCTGCAAATGCTTTCGATACTATTATAGACATAGTACTTAAAGGTTCTAAAAACTGTACCCTAGCATTTGGTAAGCACTGGATAGACACAAAACAAAAAAACTCTACCGTACTAAATATTGTTACTACTTATGCCTGGACAGGATCTGCTTATGTAGTTCCAAGTGCAACGGCAAAAGCCGGTGTACTGGCAATGACCCGAAGCCTTGCTGTAGAGTGGGCTAAATACGGTATAAGATCTAACGCAATTGCTCCAGGCCCCTTCCCTACTAAAGGTGCATGGGACAGACTATTACCCGGTGACTTAAAAGAGAAATTTGACTTAGCAAAAAAAGTACCTTTAAAACGTGTAGGTGATCATCAGGAACTTGCTAACCTTGCTGCATATCTCGTTTCCGACTACTCTGCTTATGTTAACGGAGAAGTTATTACGATAGATGGTGGTGAATGGCTTAAAGGAGCAGGACAATTCAATTTACTTGAAGCTATACCTGAAGAAATGTGGGATATGCTTGAAGCTATGATTAAAGCAAAGAAAAACAAATAG
- a CDS encoding T9SS type A sorting domain-containing protein gives MKKALLLLASIVLGFTATAQEVDENGYTTVNVSMQPAYTNQVYFKLATNTQTPVVTSSWDIAFQKASGMNLGAVRVNDGKVTCYEASADITTWETIDVANESSWTQLYNSETEWSIGAFDNGSENTPSFGFGWGLYNISTHHVTGTRIFVLKTSATNYKKLILQDLDPMAGTFTFKYATWNGTEWSADETAVIDFSDNEGTEFIYYSMETNNTVSVAPADTDWDFVFNKYYGEVSMGGTETVMYSVTGALHNSNTGITVAVKDEAGETTGDITLPAEEDYTEEINTIGDDWKAFNQSTMSYTIPEKTYYVKYDDGTVYRMYFLTFEGTATGNLSFKYKNVSATMGLGDFDTNKASFSLYPNPSADKNVTVAYNNTDLTTEAGELTIYSITGSKVYQTKTNVSQTQQLNLSALNSGMYIVKLQAGNYTETKKLIIK, from the coding sequence ATGAAAAAAGCTTTACTTTTATTAGCTTCTATTGTCCTTGGGTTTACAGCTACAGCCCAGGAAGTAGACGAAAACGGATATACAACCGTAAATGTTTCTATGCAGCCTGCTTATACTAATCAGGTATATTTTAAGTTAGCAACCAATACACAAACCCCTGTAGTTACATCAAGCTGGGATATTGCCTTTCAAAAAGCGAGCGGTATGAATCTTGGCGCTGTAAGGGTAAACGACGGTAAAGTTACCTGCTATGAGGCTTCAGCAGATATTACAACCTGGGAAACAATAGACGTTGCCAACGAAAGCAGTTGGACACAGCTTTACAATTCTGAAACAGAATGGAGCATAGGTGCTTTTGATAACGGAAGCGAAAACACACCTTCATTTGGTTTTGGATGGGGCTTGTACAATATATCAACACATCATGTTACTGGTACAAGAATTTTTGTACTTAAAACTTCGGCAACTAATTACAAGAAATTAATCCTTCAGGACCTTGACCCAATGGCCGGCACATTTACATTTAAATATGCAACATGGAACGGTACAGAATGGTCTGCAGATGAAACTGCTGTTATTGACTTCTCTGACAATGAAGGAACAGAATTCATTTACTATTCAATGGAAACTAACAACACTGTATCAGTAGCACCTGCTGATACTGATTGGGATTTTGTATTCAACAAATACTACGGAGAAGTTTCTATGGGAGGTACAGAAACTGTTATGTACTCAGTAACCGGTGCCTTACACAATAGCAACACGGGTATAACTGTGGCAGTAAAAGATGAAGCAGGAGAAACTACCGGCGATATTACATTACCGGCAGAAGAAGATTATACTGAAGAAATTAATACTATTGGTGACGACTGGAAAGCATTTAACCAATCTACAATGTCATATACTATTCCTGAAAAGACATATTACGTTAAGTATGATGACGGAACTGTTTACAGAATGTACTTCCTTACATTTGAAGGTACAGCAACAGGTAATCTGAGCTTTAAATACAAAAATGTATCAGCAACAATGGGTCTGGGTGATTTTGATACAAACAAAGCTTCATTCAGCCTTTACCCTAACCCGTCTGCAGACAAAAATGTAACAGTAGCTTACAACAATACAGATTTGACAACAGAGGCAGGCGAGCTTACCATATACTCTATAACAGGAAGCAAAGTTTATCAAACAAAAACAAATGTTTCTCAAACTCAGCAACTAAACCTTTCAGCTCTAAACTCAGGCATGTATATTGTTAAGTTACAGGCAGGAAACTACACAGAAACCAAAAAATTAATCATAAAATAA
- a CDS encoding ParA family protein → MGKIIAIANQKGGVGKTTTSVNLAAALGVLEKKVLLIDADPQANASSGLGIDVETVETGTYQILEHTNTPDEATIDCNAPNVSVIPAHIDLVAIEIELVDKENREYMLKQALQSVKDKYDYILIDCAPSLGLLTLNALTAADSVVIPIQCEYFALEGLGKLLNTIKSVQKIHNPSLDIEGLLLTMYDSRLRLSNQVVEEVQKHFNDMVFDTVIQRNVKLSEAPSYGESIINYDATSKGAVNYLHLAEEIIKKNTSTTVGS, encoded by the coding sequence ATGGGTAAGATCATTGCTATTGCCAACCAGAAGGGCGGCGTAGGAAAAACGACAACTTCAGTAAATCTGGCAGCAGCGCTGGGTGTATTGGAAAAAAAAGTATTACTAATAGATGCTGACCCTCAGGCAAATGCCAGCTCAGGACTTGGCATTGATGTAGAAACTGTAGAAACAGGCACCTATCAGATACTGGAACACACCAATACTCCGGATGAGGCTACCATAGACTGTAACGCACCTAATGTTTCGGTTATCCCGGCACACATAGACCTTGTGGCTATTGAAATTGAGCTTGTGGATAAGGAAAACAGAGAATACATGCTTAAACAGGCGCTGCAAAGCGTTAAGGATAAGTATGATTATATACTGATAGACTGTGCCCCTTCACTAGGGCTTTTAACGCTTAATGCACTTACAGCGGCAGACTCTGTGGTTATTCCGATACAATGTGAATACTTCGCACTTGAAGGTTTAGGCAAACTACTTAATACCATTAAGAGCGTACAGAAGATACATAACCCTTCATTAGACATTGAAGGACTGCTTCTAACCATGTATGATTCTCGCTTAAGGCTTTCTAACCAGGTTGTGGAAGAAGTACAGAAACACTTTAACGACATGGTATTTGACACCGTTATACAACGTAATGTTAAGCTAAGCGAGGCGCCAAGTTATGGCGAAAGCATTATTAACTATGACGCAACAAGTAAAGGAGCGGTTAACTACCTGCACCTTGCTGAAGAAATTATAAAGAAAAACACTAGCACAACAGTAGGTTCATGA
- a CDS encoding ParB/RepB/Spo0J family partition protein, protein MTKAVKKQALGRGLSALLKDPENDIKSVEDKNADKVVGNIIELEIDAIEINPFQPRTNFNEETLQELSTSIKELGVIQPITVRKLDYNKYQLISGERRLRASKMAGLETVPAYIRLANDNESLVMALVENIQRHDLDPIEIALSYQRLIDEIQLTQEQMSDRVGKKRSTIANYLRLLKLDPIIQTGIRDGFISMGHGRAIINIEDQDAQANIYQKIVSGNLSVRETEALVKAYQESLKPGADKNTTVKANGFAVEEEQKKSITEFFGAKVDVKVDAKGKGKITIPFHSEEDFNRIIKLIKG, encoded by the coding sequence ATGACAAAAGCAGTAAAAAAACAAGCACTTGGAAGAGGATTATCGGCATTATTAAAAGACCCTGAAAACGACATCAAGTCGGTTGAGGATAAAAATGCAGATAAGGTTGTAGGTAACATCATAGAGCTTGAGATTGATGCTATAGAGATAAACCCTTTTCAGCCAAGAACTAACTTTAACGAAGAAACACTACAGGAATTAAGCACCTCTATTAAAGAATTAGGGGTTATACAGCCTATTACCGTAAGAAAACTGGACTACAACAAATACCAGCTAATTTCGGGAGAGCGTCGTTTACGCGCTTCTAAAATGGCCGGGCTTGAAACCGTACCGGCTTATATAAGACTTGCAAACGATAATGAATCGCTTGTAATGGCTCTTGTAGAAAATATTCAGCGTCATGACCTTGACCCTATAGAGATTGCACTTTCCTACCAAAGACTTATAGACGAAATTCAGCTTACACAGGAACAAATGAGTGATCGTGTAGGTAAAAAGCGTTCTACTATTGCAAACTACCTTCGTTTACTTAAACTGGACCCAATAATCCAGACAGGTATTCGTGATGGTTTTATATCAATGGGCCACGGCCGTGCAATAATAAATATTGAGGACCAGGATGCTCAGGCAAATATTTACCAGAAAATAGTTAGCGGAAACCTGTCAGTTAGGGAAACCGAAGCCTTGGTTAAGGCATATCAGGAAAGCCTTAAGCCGGGTGCAGATAAAAATACTACTGTTAAAGCGAATGGTTTTGCGGTTGAAGAAGAGCAGAAAAAAAGCATAACTGAATTCTTTGGCGCAAAAGTTGATGTAAAGGTGGATGCAAAAGGTAAAGGTAAAATTACCATTCCTTTTCATTCAGAAGAAGATTTCAACAGGATTATTAAACTTATTAAAGGTTAG
- a CDS encoding DUF5683 domain-containing protein: protein MKNLLSIFILFISSISFAQETQTEEQLRVDMNTEVSSNSYTIDPLAPSKAAFYSAVVPGLGQAYNKKYWKIPLVAAGIGIPLYYYSWNNNKYHEYRDAYKTTLAGGTVTGELANLSQDNLIRGQKFHQRNRDLSLLIAVGVYVLNIVDANVDAHLMQFNVNDNLSLRPELQQNQIDYKHNMGISLSYQF, encoded by the coding sequence GTGAAAAATTTACTTTCAATATTTATTTTATTTATCTCATCAATATCCTTTGCTCAGGAAACTCAAACCGAGGAACAATTAAGGGTAGACATGAACACCGAAGTAAGTTCTAATTCATACACTATAGATCCCCTTGCCCCTTCTAAAGCTGCATTTTATTCGGCTGTAGTACCGGGACTTGGACAGGCTTACAATAAAAAATACTGGAAAATCCCTTTAGTTGCTGCCGGTATAGGTATTCCGCTTTATTACTATTCATGGAACAATAACAAATACCATGAATACAGAGATGCCTATAAAACTACTTTAGCCGGAGGCACCGTAACAGGTGAACTGGCGAACCTCAGTCAGGACAACTTAATAAGAGGACAAAAATTCCATCAAAGAAACAGAGACCTCTCATTGCTTATAGCAGTGGGAGTTTATGTTTTAAATATAGTTGACGCTAATGTTGACGCCCACCTTATGCAGTTTAACGTAAACGATAATTTGAGTTTAAGACCCGAACTGCAACAAAATCAGATAGATTATAAACACAATATGGGTATATCCCTTAGTTACCAATTTTAA
- the dapB gene encoding 4-hydroxy-tetrahydrodipicolinate reductase: MKIALLGYGKMGKVIERIALERGHEIVLRKSGQDTFNGLENADVAIEFSIPDAAVENITECFNRNVPVISGTTGWLEHYPEVAKLCEEKSGAFIYGSNFSLGVNIFFQLNEYLAKMMSKLTQYKVSMEEIHHTQKLDAPSGTAISLAKGVIENSNYSSWALENAKEDEILIDAKRIENVPGTHSIFYDSEVDSIEIKHTAHSREGFALGSVVAAEWILGKKGIFTMKDVLDLK, translated from the coding sequence ATGAAGATTGCACTTTTAGGCTACGGAAAAATGGGAAAAGTAATCGAAAGGATTGCTTTGGAAAGAGGCCATGAAATTGTATTGAGAAAATCAGGACAGGACACTTTTAACGGACTTGAAAATGCCGATGTGGCTATCGAATTCAGTATCCCTGATGCAGCCGTTGAGAACATAACAGAATGTTTTAACCGTAATGTACCTGTTATCTCAGGAACTACAGGCTGGCTGGAACATTACCCGGAAGTTGCAAAACTTTGTGAGGAAAAAAGCGGGGCTTTTATTTATGGTTCTAACTTTAGTCTTGGCGTAAATATATTCTTCCAGCTTAACGAGTATCTTGCTAAAATGATGAGCAAGCTTACTCAATATAAAGTATCTATGGAAGAGATACACCACACTCAAAAGCTTGATGCACCAAGCGGTACTGCCATAAGCCTTGCAAAAGGAGTTATTGAAAACTCTAATTACTCAAGCTGGGCATTAGAAAATGCTAAAGAAGATGAAATACTTATAGATGCTAAACGTATTGAAAACGTTCCAGGCACACATAGTATATTCTATGACTCTGAAGTAGACTCTATAGAAATTAAACATACAGCCCACAGCCGCGAAGGTTTTGCTTTGGGATCTGTAGTGGCAGCCGAGTGGATTTTAGGCAAAAAAGGTATTTTTACAATGAAAGATGTTTTGGACTTAAAGTAA
- the lepB gene encoding signal peptidase I translates to MTLLQWFIFFLAVQVVHYLGTWKLYQKAGRKSWEAAVPVYNAVVLMKIIRKPVWWTILLFIPVVNLIMFPVVWVLTLKSFGKKSTLDTILGIVTLGLYIYYINYMEDVKYITQEEYDAEKKKESTISSLLFAVVVATIVHTYIMQPFTIPTASLEKTLLIGDFLFVSKFHYGARTPMTAVAAPMVHDTIPVINKKSYSNWPQLPSFRLPGFENPEKNDIVVFNWPTDTVTNFRDTKTAGLRKPIDKKSNYVKRCVGTPGDNLSIVNGDVHINGEKFTLSDRAKLQYNHTIYSKKGVTPQLLISNDVKEFYRTYEIRNLSSQAQIDALRPYITGYDASTEGLITIKTSANGLPYSVIQSYQINAQEVADYQMTANLTLEKAEKLRAVTGIDSVIKFVKKNQGLEMFPHTKPTWTEDNMGPIYVPEAGKTVELNSETLPFYKMIIQEYEGNDLKVTGNEIRINGEVATSYTFKQNYYWMMGDNRHNSLDSRFWGFVPEDHIVGKPVFIWMSLDQNESWKNIGKKVRWDRMFTTVSGNGEPVSYFKYFLILLVGWFGFDYFRKKKKKANS, encoded by the coding sequence ATGACACTATTACAATGGTTTATTTTCTTCCTGGCAGTGCAGGTAGTACATTATCTTGGCACCTGGAAATTATATCAAAAAGCAGGCAGAAAATCATGGGAAGCAGCCGTTCCGGTATACAACGCGGTAGTCTTAATGAAAATAATAAGAAAACCTGTATGGTGGACAATCCTGCTTTTTATTCCTGTTGTAAATCTTATAATGTTCCCGGTAGTTTGGGTACTTACCTTAAAAAGCTTTGGTAAAAAATCAACATTAGATACTATTTTAGGAATAGTAACCCTTGGCCTTTATATCTACTACATAAACTATATGGAAGATGTAAAGTATATTACCCAGGAAGAATATGATGCTGAAAAGAAAAAAGAAAGTACTATAAGCTCTCTGTTATTTGCTGTAGTTGTTGCTACCATAGTACACACCTATATAATGCAACCTTTCACAATCCCTACCGCTTCATTAGAGAAAACCCTTCTTATTGGCGACTTCCTCTTTGTTAGTAAATTCCATTATGGCGCACGTACTCCTATGACTGCTGTTGCAGCACCTATGGTACATGACACAATACCGGTTATTAATAAAAAATCATACAGTAACTGGCCACAACTGCCATCGTTCCGTTTACCGGGATTTGAAAACCCTGAGAAAAACGACATTGTTGTGTTTAATTGGCCAACTGATACCGTAACAAATTTTAGAGATACTAAAACTGCAGGTTTAAGAAAACCTATAGACAAAAAATCAAACTATGTAAAAAGATGTGTAGGTACTCCGGGAGATAACCTATCAATTGTTAACGGAGATGTACATATAAATGGTGAAAAGTTTACCCTTTCTGACAGGGCTAAACTTCAGTACAATCATACTATTTACTCTAAAAAAGGTGTTACACCACAGTTATTAATAAGTAATGATGTTAAAGAATTTTACCGTACTTATGAAATAAGAAACTTAAGCAGTCAGGCTCAGATTGATGCCTTAAGACCATATATTACGGGTTACGATGCTAGTACTGAAGGCTTAATTACCATTAAAACTTCGGCCAACGGCCTTCCATATTCTGTAATACAAAGCTATCAGATCAATGCACAAGAAGTAGCTGATTACCAGATGACAGCAAATCTTACTCTGGAAAAAGCTGAAAAGCTTAGAGCAGTTACAGGTATTGATTCAGTAATCAAATTTGTGAAAAAAAATCAGGGTCTTGAGATGTTCCCTCATACTAAACCAACATGGACCGAAGATAATATGGGACCTATTTATGTTCCTGAAGCTGGCAAGACGGTTGAACTTAACAGTGAAACACTGCCTTTCTATAAAATGATTATTCAGGAATATGAAGGTAATGACCTTAAAGTAACGGGCAATGAAATCAGAATAAACGGAGAAGTAGCTACATCTTATACGTTTAAACAGAATTACTACTGGATGATGGGTGATAATCGCCATAATTCATTAGACAGCCGTTTTTGGGGCTTTGTTCCTGAAGACCACATAGTAGGTAAACCTGTGTTTATATGGATGAGCCTTGACCAAAACGAATCATGGAAAAACATTGGTAAAAAAGTTCGTTGGGACAGGATGTTTACTACTGTTAGCGGAAACGGCGAACCGGTATCTTACTTTAAATACTTCCTTATACTGCTTGTAGGCTGGTTTGGGTTTGATTATTTCAGAAAGAAAAAGAAAAAAGCGAATAGTTAA
- a CDS encoding WbqC family protein yields the protein MSILIHPTYFPSISHFVAMVKADKIVFEVEDNFQKQTNRNRMYIYSPNGIQLLNIPVKHNKESNHQKFKDVKIEDAFDWQKQHFKSLEAAYRTSPFFEYFEDDIRPVFEKKHTFMMDLNFQIMEIITDCLGMDFSYDKTEEYFREVNDVQDLRYLTNGKKDTSSFDAYTQVFEEKHGFINNLSILDLLFNEGRYAMDYLKNQAL from the coding sequence ATGAGCATTTTAATTCATCCTACATATTTTCCTTCTATCAGCCACTTTGTTGCAATGGTAAAGGCAGATAAAATTGTTTTTGAAGTTGAAGATAATTTTCAGAAACAAACCAACAGGAACAGGATGTACATATACAGTCCAAACGGAATACAGCTTTTAAATATACCTGTTAAACACAACAAGGAAAGTAATCATCAAAAGTTTAAGGACGTAAAGATTGAGGATGCTTTCGACTGGCAAAAACAGCACTTTAAGTCGCTTGAAGCTGCTTACCGCACTTCTCCCTTCTTTGAGTACTTTGAAGACGACATAAGGCCTGTATTTGAAAAAAAACATACTTTTATGATGGATCTTAATTTCCAGATAATGGAAATTATTACTGATTGCTTAGGAATGGATTTCTCTTACGACAAAACTGAAGAATATTTCCGTGAGGTAAATGATGTACAGGACCTGAGATATCTTACTAACGGCAAGAAAGACACATCTTCATTTGATGCCTATACTCAGGTATTTGAAGAAAAACATGGGTTTATAAATAATCTTAGCATATTAGACCTGTTATTTAATGAAGGTCGTTACGCGATGGATTATTTAAAGAACCAGGCTTTATAA
- a CDS encoding endonuclease/exonuclease/phosphatase family protein yields MKNLSWFNKLMFFFNMVLTILTFAAYILPFLAPKLFPLLSVFTLILPLLLVLNFIFFMYWLLQTKRQMLLSGLVLLLGITFVSKLYRFSSESQETENDDFVLMSYNVRMFNLYEWIDDTIVPQKISYFVKEKKPDVLCLQEYNKRGEGLFEGFIYKYIYHEKGKSQQAIFSKYPIINTGNIDFPNTGNNVIFADIKKGNDTLRFYSMHLQSVKISPDIHEKIDEEKSKVIFRRLSEAFKEQQLQAEMLQQHKKECKHPMIICGDLNNSAFSYVYRSIRGDMKDAFEEAGSGFGKSYNYKYYPARIDYIFADDTLEVKEFKTYDMFVNSDHYPIMARLGFEKKEIDK; encoded by the coding sequence ATGAAAAACCTATCCTGGTTTAACAAGCTTATGTTTTTCTTTAATATGGTATTAACCATATTAACTTTTGCTGCCTATATACTTCCTTTTTTAGCGCCAAAGCTTTTTCCGCTATTGTCGGTATTTACTTTAATACTGCCGCTGTTATTGGTGCTTAACTTTATCTTTTTTATGTACTGGCTGCTGCAAACCAAAAGACAGATGCTGCTTTCGGGGCTTGTACTTCTATTAGGAATAACCTTTGTAAGTAAGCTATATCGTTTCTCTTCAGAAAGCCAGGAAACTGAGAATGATGATTTTGTACTCATGAGTTATAACGTAAGGATGTTTAATCTTTATGAGTGGATTGATGATACCATTGTGCCACAAAAGATATCTTATTTCGTTAAGGAAAAAAAGCCCGATGTATTATGCCTTCAGGAGTATAATAAGCGGGGAGAAGGGCTTTTTGAAGGCTTTATATATAAATATATATATCATGAAAAGGGGAAGAGCCAGCAGGCTATTTTTTCTAAATATCCTATTATTAATACCGGTAATATAGATTTTCCTAATACGGGAAACAATGTAATATTTGCCGATATAAAAAAGGGCAATGATACGCTTAGATTTTACAGTATGCATTTGCAGTCGGTTAAGATAAGCCCTGATATTCATGAAAAGATTGATGAGGAGAAGTCCAAAGTAATTTTCAGGAGGCTTAGCGAAGCTTTTAAAGAGCAGCAGTTACAGGCGGAGATGTTACAGCAACACAAGAAAGAATGTAAACATCCGATGATTATATGCGGTGACTTAAACAACAGCGCGTTCTCTTATGTCTACAGGAGTATAAGAGGGGATATGAAAGATGCTTTTGAAGAGGCCGGAAGCGGTTTTGGCAAGTCATATAATTACAAATACTATCCGGCCAGGATAGACTATATTTTTGCAGACGATACACTTGAGGTAAAAGAATTTAAAACATACGACATGTTTGTAAATTCAGACCATTATCCTATTATGGCACGCCTTGGCTTTGAGAAGAAAGAAATAGATAAGTAA